A segment of the Desulfuromonadales bacterium genome:
GCCTCCCCGCCAGGGGAACAACAGAGATTTTTCCGGAACAAAACGGGCGGGGCGGAATCATCGGCTTTCTCCGGGTGGGGTTGGACCAGGAAAGCCTGCGCCTGCAACTGCGCCAATTCATCCTTTCGACCGGCCTGTTCACCCTGCTGCTGATCGGGGTCGGCAGCATCCTCGGCCTGCTTTGGACGCGAAAAATCACCGCCCCCCTGCGCCAACTGTCCGGCGTCGCCAATGACATTTCCCAAGGCAATCTGGACCACCGGCTCGAGGTCGGCAGCCAAGACGAAATCGCCGATCTCGGCACTGCCTTCAACCAGATGCTGGAACAGCTGCGCGAGTATCGCTGTCGCGTCGAACGGCAGCAGCAGGACCTGGAGGAAGAAGTCCGGCAGCGAACCTGCGAGCTGCAGGAGGCGATGGACAAGGCCATCGAAATGGCCGGCCGAGCGGAAGAGGCCAGCCGGGCCAAATCCCGCTTTCTGGCCAACATGAGTCACGAGATCCGCACACCGTTGAACGGGGTGCTGGGCATGACCGCGCTGCTCCGCGGCACGGAACTTACGTCAGCACAGCGTCACTACGTCGATACCGTGCGCCACAGCGGCGAAGCCCTCCTCGATCTGCTCAGCGACATTCTCGACTTCTCCAGGATCGAAGCGGGGAAATTGCAGCTGGAAAAGCTCGATTTCGATCTGCGCCAGCCCCTGAAGGAAGTGACGGAGCTCTTCGCCGGCCCCGCCGGCCAAAAGGGGTTGAGGCTGTCTTGCGATATCGCACCGACCGTCCCGGTGGCGCTCAGCGGCGACCCCGGCCGACTGCGCCAGGTCCTCGTCAACCTGGTCAGCAACGCGGTCAAGTTCACCGAAGCCGGAGAAGTGAAGATCCTGGTGACCACCGCCATGCAGGACCCGGACGAAAGTCTGCTCCGGTTCGCCGTGAACGATACCGGCATCGGCATTCCCGGCGAATTTCATGACCAGATCTTCGATTCCTTTGCCCAGGTGGACGGCTCGCACAGCCGCCGCTTCGGCGGCACCGGCCTGGGGCTGGCCATCGCCAGACAGCTGGTCGAACTGATGGGCGGCGAGATCGGGGTTGACAGCCAACCGGGGAGAGGTTCCACCTTCTGGTTCACTGTTCGCCTGGAAAAACAGCCCACCCCCCTGGCGCAGAATCCGGAGCCCGCCTTGCCCGAACCGGCTCTGGAGAATGCGGTGGCCACAGCGGAGCGAAATCGGACAAGAGAAGAGGGCAGCCATCCGATCCCTTTGCCGCCACGGATTCACGGTCACGTTCTGCTGGCCGAAGACAATCCCGTCAACCAGGAGTTGGTCAAAACCATGCTGGAGTACTTCGGTTGTCGGGTCGACGCGGTAGCCAACGGACGGGAGGCGGTGGACGCTTGCCACCGATCTGCCTACGATCTGGTCTTCATGGACTGCCAGATGCCGGAGATGGACGGCTACGAGGCTGTCCGGCTCATCCGGGAGCGGGAGAAAGCCGCTGCAGTGCACCAGCGCACGCCGGTCGTCGCCCTCACCGCCCATGCTTTCCCGAGCGACCGGCAACGCTGCCTGGATGCCGGCATGGACGACTATCTCAGCAAGCCGTTCCGGCAGGAGCATCTGCGCGAGATCACGGAACGCTGGCTGAGCCGAAAGCAGGGTTCGACCCCCGGGGCTGAGACTGGGGACGACGCGGGGAGTCCGCATCCGGCGGCCCTCTCCACTGCAGCGGCAGCCGAAGGCGGCGGGCCGCCGGAGCAGACCGGCCCCATCGACGACAGGGCCCTGGAATTGATCCGTGCCCTGGAACGCAAAGGCGCTGCGGACCTGCTGGAGAAAGTGATCGACATCTATTTGCGCGAGACACCGGCACTTCTGCAGGCGCTGCGCGAGGCGGCCGGACGGGGGGATGTCGTCGCCCTGCGACGGACCGCCCACAGTCTGAAGTCGGGCAGCGCCAACCTGGGCGCTGCCTGTCTGGCAGAGCTCTGCCGGGAACTGGAGGCCGCGGCCCTCTCCGGGGACCTTGCCCGGGCGCCGCAGCAGGTGGCCGCAATCGAGACCGAATACGGGAAAGTCTTGCCGGCCCTGGCGGCACAGATCAAAGAGGGGGGATAAATCGATGCCGAGCTCTGTGGAAATGCCGTTGGTCCTGGCCGTGGATGACGATCCGGCCACGCGCCTGCTGATGCGCGAAGCCCTGCAGCAGGCAGGATTTGCCGTGGAGGAGGCCGAAGACGGCGTGGCGGCGCTCGAAGCCGTCAACCGGCGGCAACCGGATGTGGTGTTGCTCGATGTGCTCATGCCGGGCATGGACGGCTTCGCCGCCCTGGCTGAA
Coding sequences within it:
- a CDS encoding ATP-binding protein produces the protein MKSAGAKKISIAAKFNLLVISLILATSLGITAYVVHDEITLRQEELLNHGLAVASVAAENSEYGIYTENPDSLEQILDGLFTDEKVLYAAILDRNAAALQARFRLPALPLPEVAPLAKPGLRGETRWQKVADRSGRQYLELLTPVYSLPARGTTEIFPEQNGRGGIIGFLRVGLDQESLRLQLRQFILSTGLFTLLLIGVGSILGLLWTRKITAPLRQLSGVANDISQGNLDHRLEVGSQDEIADLGTAFNQMLEQLREYRCRVERQQQDLEEEVRQRTCELQEAMDKAIEMAGRAEEASRAKSRFLANMSHEIRTPLNGVLGMTALLRGTELTSAQRHYVDTVRHSGEALLDLLSDILDFSRIEAGKLQLEKLDFDLRQPLKEVTELFAGPAGQKGLRLSCDIAPTVPVALSGDPGRLRQVLVNLVSNAVKFTEAGEVKILVTTAMQDPDESLLRFAVNDTGIGIPGEFHDQIFDSFAQVDGSHSRRFGGTGLGLAIARQLVELMGGEIGVDSQPGRGSTFWFTVRLEKQPTPLAQNPEPALPEPALENAVATAERNRTREEGSHPIPLPPRIHGHVLLAEDNPVNQELVKTMLEYFGCRVDAVANGREAVDACHRSAYDLVFMDCQMPEMDGYEAVRLIREREKAAAVHQRTPVVALTAHAFPSDRQRCLDAGMDDYLSKPFRQEHLREITERWLSRKQGSTPGAETGDDAGSPHPAALSTAAAAEGGGPPEQTGPIDDRALELIRALERKGAADLLEKVIDIYLRETPALLQALREAAGRGDVVALRRTAHSLKSGSANLGAACLAELCRELEAAALSGDLARAPQQVAAIETEYGKVLPALAAQIKEGG